The genomic region GGACGGCCGTCAGGCCGGGAACGAACTTGATTGATTGGTTAAATGCACTTGAATGCGCACCCGCATACGCATAAGCTGTGTAAAAGCCAGAAAATAGCTCTGTGGAGGCCAAAATGCATGAGCTCTACGATATAGCTTCTCCTAAAAAGGCAACGAATCTGTCCGTGAACAGCGACTTGCTGTCAAAAACGCGAGCGTTGAACATCAATCTCTCGGCCACGCTTGAGCGAGCTTTGAGAGAAGAGTTGGCGAAACGCAAAGCAGCTCAATGGGCCGACGAAAACCGCGCTGCCATCACAAGTTACAACAAATTCGTTGAGCAACATGGTTGCTTCGGTGACGAATTTAGGGAATTTTAATGGCCCAGTTCGATGTATACCCCAATCCGAACAAAGCCAGCAAATCGTTTTATCCCTACTTGGTCGACATTCAAAGCCTGCACTTATCTGAACTGGCAACACGCATCGTTATTCCGCTTGGCAGGCTCTCAGCCTTCGGGAACCAAACGATGCAGGGCCTCACTCCAGAGGTCACCTTCGATGGCCAGAAACTTCTGTTGCTGACACCTCAAATATCCTCAGTGCCCACCAAGCAACTGAATAACCCCGCAGGCTCATTAACCCACTTTCGAGACCAGATAGTAGATGCCCTGGACTTCGCGATCACTGGCATTTAACGCGAAGCTTAGCGGCGACCTTGTAATGGAGGCGAAGCCGCAATGAAAAGGGCGTCCGGCGGCCATCGGCCGCGTACTACAGCGACTGGTTAGACGCTCGCTAGCTCCGATACCTGGCCCAGATATTGGAGTGTAGAAATTCCACCTCGTTGCCGGCCTCAAGATCGTCAAATGCATCAGAGTCATCAATGATTCGATTTACAGTTCCCTCGTACGAATTACCATTGATGCTGTCAACGGTGACATTGACCCTGCTTCCACCAACCTTGAGCGTCACCTCATCATCTGGCTCGATAGTCTGCGACAGGCTTGTTCCGGGCCCATAGTCACCCATATACATAATCCCGGAATTGTCGTCTGCTCGGTAATCGAATTCCATGG from Marinobacter sp. LV10R510-11A harbors:
- a CDS encoding type II toxin-antitoxin system CcdA family antitoxin, whose translation is MHELYDIASPKKATNLSVNSDLLSKTRALNINLSATLERALREELAKRKAAQWADENRAAITSYNKFVEQHGCFGDEFREF
- a CDS encoding CcdB family protein: MAQFDVYPNPNKASKSFYPYLVDIQSLHLSELATRIVIPLGRLSAFGNQTMQGLTPEVTFDGQKLLLLTPQISSVPTKQLNNPAGSLTHFRDQIVDALDFAITGI